Proteins found in one Miscanthus floridulus cultivar M001 chromosome 4, ASM1932011v1, whole genome shotgun sequence genomic segment:
- the LOC136548920 gene encoding uncharacterized protein — translation MAAFHRQRVLPLMTQQQCLFEMTLGEPIDGIRLSAVALSNEEVLRRGMRDVRVSPPPVPEDVERRAANRAHAEAYKERKDAKEAKRKRKSLERNELEKCRRQQRHDGLPEEPSLSPLSMDSSSDDDESEVGRGPLDHLPDVREMAPGVSVSGPVSLGRGGEGASGLAIACPRAEADMPKTRASGKRAVSPMGSTMEVGRAIVRATQLPPQRVEEVLEPVKGRPVSADTGAVPPPPPPPLLRTRDAVWKLLCPRSRADPKEPVAQGEAIKAATKQAGEEAPTSHEAEAHESDEAEAPSVAEATEGEAEVAEAGASRASEAEVTDTGAPRTTEAEVVEAGAPETTEVEAAEAGLGAAKPAA, via the exons atggcggccttccaccgccagagggtgctgccgctgatgacTCAGCAGCaatgcctgttcgagatgacactgGGTGAGCCGATCGATGGCATCCGGTTGTCCGCCGTCGCCCTTTCCAATGAGGAggttctacgtcgg gggatgagggatgtgcgagtctccccgccgcccgttcccgaggatgtAGAGCGGCGGGCGGCGAacagggcgcacgccgaggcgtacaaggagcggaaggacgccaaggaggcaaagcgtaagaggaagagcctcgagcgcAATGAGCTAGAGAAATGTCGCCGGCAAcagaggcacgacggtctcccAGAGGAGCCATCTCTATCACCGTTGTCGATGGACTCTTCGAGCGATGACGatgagagcgaggtggggcggggtcctctggaccatctccctgacgtcagggagatggcgCCCGGGGTGTCAGTGAGCGGCCCGGTGTCTCTaggaagaggaggagagggcgcctCAGGGCTGGCGATCGCTTGCCCTAGGGCCGAGGCTGACATGCCCAAGACACGGGCATCGgggaagcgcgccgtcagcccaATGGGCTCGACGATGGAGGTGGGGCGGGCAATAGTGAGGGCGACTCAACTACCTCCACAGAGGGTCGAGGAGGTATTGGAGCCTGTCAAGGGCCGGCCGGTATCGGCGGACAcgggggccgtgccaccgccgccgccgccgccattgctgAGGACGAGGGACGCGGTGTGGAAGCTAttgtgtccccgttcgag ggccgacccgaaggagccggtcgcccaaggagaggctatcAAGGCGGCCACAAAGCAAGCaggggaggaggcgcctacgtcccacgaggccgaggcccatgaGTCAGATGAAGCTGAGGCGCCTtcagtcgctgaggccaccgagggcgaggccgaggtggcggaggccggggCTTCTAGGGCTTCCGAAGCCGAGGTGACGGACACCGGGGCTCCCAGGACCACTGAGGCCGAGGTGGTGGAGGCTGGAGCCCCTGAGACCACCGAGGTCGAGGCGGCGGAGGCTGGCTTGGGTGCGGCGAAGCCGGCGGCCTAG
- the LOC136548919 gene encoding uncharacterized protein, with protein MTITYEGTQMHLQGQLDSLPVGAVLQITIVKAKDLEGSSSSAPSELAALLSEFKDVFDPPQGYPPARHCDHEIPLVAGATPAQVRPYRYPPAVKTEIERQVSEMLHSGLIQPSNNPFSSAVLLVKKKDGSFRFYVDFRQLNAIIAKCKYPVPVIEELLDELQGASWFSSLDLTAGYHQIPSLVKNISSNYAWCWSSSAMTNGKSRCLSVPSCSDNSVIWDMSSLKQALKDALTSAPVLALPDFTKPFCVETDASGIGIGAVCQQAKPDRSKLPGLLQPLPVPDHAWRIISIDFIEGLPMSGSVNCIFVVVDIFSKYAHFLGLTHPFTASSVAKLFFSNVFKLHRLPQAIVSDRDRIFTSKFWQELFQLAKVDLRMSTAYHPQSNGQTERVNKCLETFLRYYTHACPKQWSRWLDLAEYWYNTSFHTTVGCSPFEVMYGYAPDAFGIEAAHNSSITDLTSWLSDQALNTELIWQHLLRAKQRMKKNADLHRSERQFELNDWVYLKLQPYVQSSLAEHSHHKLAFRFFGPYRIIAKVGSVAYRLELPPSSTIHPVFHVSQLKKAVGADQTVTPEPPSEASVWSISERILQRRYLRQDTASVLQGLIKWTHLPESLATWEKLADL; from the exons ATGACTATCACATATGAAGGTACTCAGATGCATTTGCAAGGTCAGTTGGACTCCCTTCCAGTGGGTGCAGTTTTACAAATCACGATAGTGAAGGCAAAAGATTTAGAAGGCAGCTCATCATCTGCTCCGTCGGAATTAGCAGCTTTATTATCTGAGTTCAAAGATGTCTTTGACCCACCCCAAGGCTATCCACCGGCACGCCACTGTGACCACGAGATTCCTCTTGTTGCTGGTGCCACTCCAGCGCAGGTTCGGCCTTATCGTTACCCTCCGGCCGTCAAGACTGAGATTGAACGTCAAGTTTCAGAGATGCTGCATTCAGGCCTCATCCAGCCAAGCAACAACCCTTTTTCGTCTGCAGTGCTCTTGGTCAAAAAGAAAGACGGATCCTTTCGGTTCTATGTTGATTTCCGTCAGCTGAACGCCATAATAGCTAAGTGCAAGTACCCTGTTCCGGTTATTGAGGAATTGCTGGACGAGTTACAAGGAGCCTCCTGGTTTTCTTCTCTGGACCTAACTGCCGGCTACCATCAGATAC CAAGTCTCGTGAAGAACATCTCGTCCAACTACGCTTGGTGTTGGAGCTCCTCCGCCATGACAAATGGCAAGTCAAGATGTCTAAGTGTTCCTTCTTGCAGCGACAACTCCGTTATCTGGGACATGTCATCTCTGAAGCAG GCACTGAAAGATGCTCTTACTTCAGCTCCAGTTCTGGCTCTTCCTGATTTCACGAAACCATTTTGTGTGGAGACTGACGCCAGCGGCATAGGCATTGGCGCT GTGTGCCAGCAGGCCAAACCGGACCGTTCCAAATTACCAGGTCTTCTTCAACCCCTCCCCGTTCCAGATCATGCTTGGCGGATCATCTCCATTGATTTCATTGAAGGGTTGCCAATGTCAGGGTCTGTTAATTGCATTTTCGTCGTGGTTGacatcttttctaagtatgcccaCTTCCTTGGATTGACGCATCCGTTCACTGCAAGCTCTGTGGCCAAGCTCTTCTTCTCCAATGTCTTCAAGCTTCACAGACTGCCCCAAGCTATTGTGTCGGACAGAGACCGCATCTTCACGAGCAAGTTTTGGCAGGAACTCTTCCAGCTGGCCAAAGTGGACCTGCGCATGTCTACTGCTTATCACCCGCAGTCCAATGGCCAGACCGAACGAGTCAACAAATGTCTTGAGACCTTCCTTCGCTATTACACACATGCATGTCCTAAGCAGTGGAGCAGATGGTTGGATTTGGCTGAGTATTGGTATAATACTAGCTTCCACACTACAGTGGGTTGCTCTCCATTTGAAGTGATGTATGGCTATGCCCCTGATGCATTTGGTATTGAGGCTGCTCACAACTCTTCTATCACTGATCTGACCTCTTGGTTATCTGATCAAGCTCTCAACACTGAGCTGATCTGGCAACACCTGCTACGTGCCAAGCAGCGCATGAAGAAGAATGCGGATCTGCACCGCTCCGAACGGCAGTTCGAGCTCAATGACTGGGTCTACCTCAAGCTCCAACCGTATGTTCAATCTTCTCTTGCTGAGCATTCCCATCATAAGTTGGCCTTCCGGTTCTTTGGACCTTATCGCATTATTGCCAAGGTCGGTTCTGTGGCGTATAGATTGGAGCTTCCACCCTCGTCTACCATTCATCCAGTTTTTCACGTCTCCCAACTTAAAAAGGCGGTGGGTGCCGATCAGACTGTAACTCCTGAACCTCCATCAGAAGCTTCGGTTTGGAGTATTTCGGAAAGGATTCTGCAGCGGCGCTACCTACGCCAAGATACAGCTTCTGTTTTGCAGGGTTTGATCAAGTGGACTCATCTTCCGGAATCGCTGGCAACCTGGGAGAAGCTCGCTGATCTTTAG